The Marivirga salinae DNA window TTAAAATTAAATTGATAGTGCGTGGAATTTGTTGCTTGAGACCAGGAAGAAAGGGATTGAGTGAAAATATTACTGTCAGATCAATTGTAGGAAATTATCTTGAGCATTCAAGAATCTATTATTTCCATAATAATGGAGAACCCAAACTTTATGGTGGAAGTGCTGATATGATGGTAAGGTCTTTTGAAAGAAGGTTGGAGTCTTTATTCTTAATTGTAGATGAAACCTTGAAAAGACAGGTGATGAATATCCTACGATATAATTTATGGGATAATGTGAACTCCTATGAAATGAATGAAGAAAGTTTTTATAAAGAGCTGGAAAGAAATGGAGAACCTGTATTTAATATTCATGAAGAATTTTTCAAGGTTACTCCTGAGCTGATAGAGGATGTGAAATTGTTTGATTGAGGTTAATAGGTTGATGACACATCAACCTATTCCTAAACATCATCCAAAAACCATTTTATAGCTTTTTTATGATCTTTAAAAACCTTGGTTAAAAAAGTTGCGTTTTCATCATCGTTATTGTACTCAGCCACTTTATTAGAAGCTATTTGTGTAATTGGAGAAAGTACAGCCTGATGAGTAAAACCGAGTTTTTCGTATTGAGGATTGATTTCAGAATCAAGCCAGGTTATTTCCTCTTGCCGGATCATTTCTAATTCTGTTACGTCTGCGTAAAGCAGAAATTTATCTTGACCTGTAATTTTATGCTTTTTGATTTCCGTTTCATAAATCTCCAATGAAGTATTAATTAAATCCCTGAAAACTACTGGATTCAAAATTCCTCTCCATACTTCTTTTATATAAGGAATATTATTTATTTCCTCAACAGTGATCCTTAATTTGGGGTGAGTGTATAACCTCATATTTACATGATTTATTAACACATTTCAACCAATAAGTTAAAGAAATATTTTTAGTAATGGTACTATTCAAGTAATTCTTTACTTTTTAATCGATAAAAGCTTTGAAAATCAGCGTTTTATATGGTAAAAAATTATTGATAATAATGATGTATTAATTCAGTAGAACTTTTACAGCCTGATTTTTTTAAAATATTACTTCTGTGTTTTGAAACAGTTTGCGGACTTATAAAAAGAATATCTGCAATTTCTAAACTTGATTTTCCAGCAGCTAAAAGTTTGATGATTTCAATTTCCCTTGAAGTGAAATTAGATAGAAAATCTTTATTAACAGCTTTAAACTCATTTTGGTAAAATTTATTGATTGCCATATTAATGGCAACCTCTAAGCTTCTTTCATTATAAGGCTTTACTAAATAACCGAATGTAGAAGAATCAGTAATTCTTTTTATAAGTTCTTGGTCTGAATAAGCAGAAAGGTAAATTACCGGTATTTTTTTAATTTTGTTTAGCGCAAATACAGTTTCAATTCCATCCTTATCTCCCTCTATATTTATATCGCAAAGAATAAGATGTACATCGTTAGTATTAAATAAAAACATAGCTCTCTCATAATTTTTAGCAATGCCAATGCATTTAAAACCTAAATCTTCTACTAAATAGGAGAGGTCTTGAGCAATTAACAACTCGTCTTCAATTATCAATATGTTTTTATATCCTTCCATTTTTATTCAGTTTCTTTACTTATGAACTCAAGTATAAAATGAGGTCCTTTTTTAAGTCCTACAGTTAATTTCCCATTTATTTGATCTACCAATGATTTTATCATGCTAATTCCAAAAGAGTTACTATTCTCAAATTGTTTTTGACTAATGCCTTTTCCATTATCTTTTAGCGTAATGTAAATATGCTCTTTTTCCTTCTTCGCTATTAAATCAATTATTAATTCATCTTTACCACTGTGCTTTAATGAATTAGTAACCAATTCATTTAAGATTAAACCCAATGGTACTGCTTGATCTAGGTTTAATTTGAAATTATCAATATCTAAATTGAAATTCACATCAGAATAGTTGCTTTTAAAAGCAATAGATAAATAATCTATTAATTCTCTTATGTATTCTTTGCAATTGACTTCTGTATATTTTTCAGTCATATACAGCTTTTGATGTAATAGAGACAGCGCCTGCATTCTTAACTTACCTTCCGTTAGCGCCATTTTTGCATCTAAGTTATCGGTACTACGGCTATGCAGATTTAATATACTGGAAATTAGCTGCAAATTATTTTTTATTCTGTGATTAAGTTCTCTTAATAATAGCTCAATTCTTTCGTTTCTTGTGAACAATTTCTCATTTTGGCTTTCAATTTCTTCTTTTTGAGCCATAACTTCTTCTGTTCTATTATTTACTAGCGTTTCAAGTTTCTTATTAATATTTTTGATTTGATTGAATCGCCATCTTAATGTTAACCCAACAATCAAAAGAATTGAGAGACTAAGCAGGATTCTAAACCAATCTGAATTATACCAATAGGGCAATACTTTAATAGCTAAAGTTGCCTCTTCCTTGCTCCAGATGTTTTCATCATTTAATGCTTTTAAGCGTAAAGTATAATTGCCAGGTGTCAATTTGCTTAAAGTGATGGATTTTTTAGTGCTGGCTGGTCTCCACTTTTCATCCAACCCATCAAGCAAAATTGAATATTGATTTTTATTGCCATTAATTAAATTGAGTCCATCATAACTAATATTTATTAAATAGTCTTCGGGGTTTAGGGTTATATTCTTAGTGTAGGAAAGTGCCTTTTTTAATTTATTATTTGAACTACGGACATTAATTACTTCATTATTGATTTCCAATTGATCAAAATATACTGTTGGTGGTTTTTTATTAAACGATAACTCATCTGGTTGAAAATGAATGAACTCACGGGAAGTTCCAAAATAAAGTGTACCATTATTGCCCTTAAAAGCAGATCCGAAAATGAAATATTCTTCTCTTAAACCATCTGATTGGTCATAATTTATGAAGCTTCCGTTGTTTTCCATTTTTGATAGACCCGATGCAGTTGCTATCCATAAATCACCATTACCGTCTTCAAGTGAACTACTGATAACATTAGAAGGTAATCCATCTTTTTTAAAATATCTCGTAAAACTGCTATCTTCAATATTTAAATAGTTCAAACCTACTTCAGTGCTAATCCAAATGCCACCATTCTTACTCGCAGTAATATGATTGATATTGCCATTGCTTAAATATTCATCTTTCTTTGAAGCTTCAAATTTCTTAAAACTATTATCTTGCTCATTATAAAAATGAATTCCATCAGCTGTACCAATCCAAAGTCTATTTTTATTATCCTCTGTTATATATTTTATATATTCATCTCCGCTATTTTCAATATCAGTCAAATCACTGACAGGAAATGGAATTAAGTTTTCATTTTCTAAATCATACTGAAACAATCCTTTTAGGCTATTCCCTAACCAAATTCTCTTTTTATGATCTACAAAAATTCTAAGATTGAATTTTAAATCTGTATCTTCTGAATTATTCTTGAGAGCAGTTAACTTTTTACTCTGATGGTTCCAGTGATATATAAAATTACCCCATACTGATATTAAATATTCATTTTCTTTCCATTTCTGAATTTGAGTCATTCGATTCACACTATTCGGATCACCTTCATCAAACTGATAAATCTTGTGGGTATTTTCTACTGGATTCCATTCTATCAGTCCGGAATAAGTGGTGATTAATATCGTATTTGCATCATGGTCAATATAGCTGGTATATCGATTAAGGTATTTGTCAGTATCTGTTGGGAGGAAACTTTCATAATCAAATTTGTTAAAAGCAGGATGTGAATAAAATACTCCAGCATTATTAACTGCTGCCCAAACCCCTCCATTTCGATCTTCAAAGACATTGTATATGCTACTTCCACCAATATTATCCTTGTTTTTTTGTCTTGCCTTTACTTGATGAAAAGTCTTTTCATTTTGGTCATAGAAATTAATTCCATTCATAGTGCCAAACCATATTTTATCTGGGTTTTGTGGATTTTGATAAATAGAAAAGCATACACTATGACTTAATCCAGCTCCATTTGTTGATTCATTTGGAATATGAGTGACTTCATAAGTTTCAGTATCCACAATTTCTAATCCACCTCCCGTGGCTACCCACAGCTTATGGTCATCTGTTTCCATTAAATCATAAATGTAAGCGTAGCGAAGCCCTTCATTTTGAATTGTTGATTCTCCTATAAAATGAAAATTATTGGTCTCAAGATTTAATATGTTTAATCCTACTGCTGTTGCAATAAATAGCTTTTTATTATCCTTTGATTGTTGGATAGTTCTGATAGTATTATCTGCTAGCCCATCCTTAATGTTATATCTTGTAAATTTTTCAGTTTCAGGATTGAGTTTATTCAAGCCCTTATTGGTGCCTACCCAAATGTTCCCCTCGTGGTCTTCTTCAATACCTCTTACTTGATTATTACTTATGGAAGTGCTATCGCCTTTTTTATGAATATAATTAGTGAATTGATTATATTCAGGATTGTATTTTGAAAGGCCACCACCATAAGTTCCAGCCCAAATATTTCCTTTACTGTCTTCAAATACTTTCCATACAAAATCATAGGCTAATGAATTAGAATCTGTTACACTATGGTGGAAATGCTTGAATTCACTTCCACTATATCTCCACAAACCATTTTCTCCACCTATCCAAATGAAGCCGGATTGATCTTGGATTATACTATAAGGAAAGGGTTGATCTAATCCATCATTTTTATCTAAGTGACGAAATTCCATCGGGTTTTGCTGTCCCCATAAAAAGTGTAGATAGAAAAGTAAAAAGTAGCCTAGTGAAAAGTATTTTTTCATATACAATTATTTGAATAATTAAATTAGAAAACAATACCTATAAAGCTGTATTTTTTCACGGATATTTTAACTACAAAAAACAATAGTTAGCCTAAGGCTGGAAAAGGTTAACCCACTAAGATCTATACTAAGGTCACGAAGAAGTAAACAGCTAAGGCTGAAATGATTTAATCACAAAGATTTCTTCCAAATTCACAAACACAGATTTTTTGCAATTAAAGAAAATCAAAACATACTATATATGGAAAAATGCTTTGGAGGACAGGAATAAAAAAAGGTGAGCCATTGCTGACTCACCTTGTGATTTATATCTGTTTAAGAAGAATATTTATTTTTTCTTCTTTTTATTTTTATCCTTTTCTTTTTTAGCTTCTTCGCTTGCTTTCATTGCTTCTTGCAATCGCTGCTGGAATTTAGAAGTCTTTTTATTAACGTTCTTCTTCTTATTTTCTTCCAGAATTGCAATGATTTTATCTTCATCAATCATTCTTCTAATTAAAGTCTGCTGACCGAAGGTTATTAAGTTGGCAATCAAATAGTAAAAACTTAAAGCTGCTGGAAAACTATTCAATACGAACATGAAAATGACAGGCATAAAATACTGTATATTCTTCATTGGCCCTTGTACTGAACTAACCTGACCTTGTGACCATGTTATCAATAAGGTTGATAAGGTCATTAAGATTGTAAACAAACTCACGTGATCACCATAGAAAGGAATTTCAAATGGTAAACTTAATACACTATCGTAAGTTGATAAATCACTTGCCCATAAGAAAGATTCTTGTCTCAGCTCAATAGAACTTGGAAAGAAATAGAACATAGCAAATAGAATCGGCATCTGAAGCAATAATGGAATACAACCCGAAAGTGGATTTACGCCTACTTTTCGATAGAGATCCATTTGATCTGCCTGAGCTTTTTGCATATCGCCTCCATGCTTTTCCTTAATCTCGTCCAATTGTGGCTTTAAAACTTTCGTTTTGGCCATTGAGACATAAGATTTATAAGAAAGAGGAGAGAGTGCTAATTTGATTAAAAACACTAAAATGATGATAATCAATCCATAATTACTGATGTATTTTTCCAATACATAGAATACATTGATGATCACATATTTATTCACTAAACTGATAGGGAACCAACCTAGATAAACATTTTCTTCAAAGTCTGGGGCTACTTTTTGTAGCGTTTTATAATTGTTTGGTCCAAAGTAGTATTTGAATTCACCTGCTTTATTGGTAACTTCAGCTAAAGGGATTTCAACTTTGGCTTTTCCTCTTTTTACATAATCGTCAGATAATCCTTCAATGTCAGTAGCAAACTCAGCTCTCTTCATTGGAATATCCGTAATCAAGGCTTCCATAAAGAAATTCTGCTTAAAGGAGAACCATTTTACGGGTTCAGCTATTTCTTCGCTGTCATCATCAGAACGTTCGCTTAAACCATCCATTCCTTCTTCTTCGGAATAGTAGTTCATGGTGACTTTAGTTCTACTTTGAGCAAGATCTTTTTCGAACTTGCGCATTTTCTTGTTCCAGCGCAATGTTAATTGATCTCCCAAAATTTCATTTGAGAAACCATTGAAAGCCAATGAATAACCTACCTGATATTGATTGCCGGATAAGGTGTAAATTTGCTCTATACTTTTGCCCTGTGCTAACTGTGCTACAAATTTAATTTGAATGCTATCCCCATTTGAAAGGTTTCTTTTTGGAGAACCCTTCATTTCAAAGTGAAGATCATATAAATTTACTTCACCTGTAGCTGTATTAAATAGCAACTCTTTTTCTTCATCTTCTTGATTGGAAATAATGAGAGGCTGGCCATCGTAAGTTTTAAAATCTTTTAATTCAACTCGATTAATTCTACCACCTTTGGAATCAAATGCAATAGCCAAAGTTTCAGTATCGAAAGTAGATATTTGAGATTCTCCTTTAGCCAAACTTGCAAAAGCACCATATTTTTGAACCATTGCCTGGTTTAAACTAGAGTCATTTTGGATTACAGCAGTTGACTCACTTGTGCTTGATGAATTTGATTCTACTTGTTGGTCGTTTTGTTCTATTTTATTGGGTTCAATATTTTCTGGCTGTTGCGGTGCATCCGCAAAAAACCAAAAATAGGCAATCATTAAAATAGAAATCAGGATGAGTCCTGTTGCTTGATTTTTGTCCATCTAAA harbors:
- the yidC gene encoding membrane protein insertase YidC; the encoded protein is MDKNQATGLILISILMIAYFWFFADAPQQPENIEPNKIEQNDQQVESNSSSTSESTAVIQNDSSLNQAMVQKYGAFASLAKGESQISTFDTETLAIAFDSKGGRINRVELKDFKTYDGQPLIISNQEDEEKELLFNTATGEVNLYDLHFEMKGSPKRNLSNGDSIQIKFVAQLAQGKSIEQIYTLSGNQYQVGYSLAFNGFSNEILGDQLTLRWNKKMRKFEKDLAQSRTKVTMNYYSEEEGMDGLSERSDDDSEEIAEPVKWFSFKQNFFMEALITDIPMKRAEFATDIEGLSDDYVKRGKAKVEIPLAEVTNKAGEFKYYFGPNNYKTLQKVAPDFEENVYLGWFPISLVNKYVIINVFYVLEKYISNYGLIIIILVFLIKLALSPLSYKSYVSMAKTKVLKPQLDEIKEKHGGDMQKAQADQMDLYRKVGVNPLSGCIPLLLQMPILFAMFYFFPSSIELRQESFLWASDLSTYDSVLSLPFEIPFYGDHVSLFTILMTLSTLLITWSQGQVSSVQGPMKNIQYFMPVIFMFVLNSFPAALSFYYLIANLITFGQQTLIRRMIDEDKIIAILEENKKKNVNKKTSKFQQRLQEAMKASEEAKKEKDKNKKKKK
- a CDS encoding response regulator transcription factor — its product is MEGYKNILIIEDELLIAQDLSYLVEDLGFKCIGIAKNYERAMFLFNTNDVHLILCDINIEGDKDGIETVFALNKIKKIPVIYLSAYSDQELIKRITDSSTFGYLVKPYNERSLEVAINMAINKFYQNEFKAVNKDFLSNFTSREIEIIKLLAAGKSSLEIADILFISPQTVSKHRSNILKKSGCKSSTELIHHYYQ
- a CDS encoding ligand-binding sensor domain-containing protein, translated to MKKYFSLGYFLLFYLHFLWGQQNPMEFRHLDKNDGLDQPFPYSIIQDQSGFIWIGGENGLWRYSGSEFKHFHHSVTDSNSLAYDFVWKVFEDSKGNIWAGTYGGGLSKYNPEYNQFTNYIHKKGDSTSISNNQVRGIEEDHEGNIWVGTNKGLNKLNPETEKFTRYNIKDGLADNTIRTIQQSKDNKKLFIATAVGLNILNLETNNFHFIGESTIQNEGLRYAYIYDLMETDDHKLWVATGGGLEIVDTETYEVTHIPNESTNGAGLSHSVCFSIYQNPQNPDKIWFGTMNGINFYDQNEKTFHQVKARQKNKDNIGGSSIYNVFEDRNGGVWAAVNNAGVFYSHPAFNKFDYESFLPTDTDKYLNRYTSYIDHDANTILITTYSGLIEWNPVENTHKIYQFDEGDPNSVNRMTQIQKWKENEYLISVWGNFIYHWNHQSKKLTALKNNSEDTDLKFNLRIFVDHKKRIWLGNSLKGLFQYDLENENLIPFPVSDLTDIENSGDEYIKYITEDNKNRLWIGTADGIHFYNEQDNSFKKFEASKKDEYLSNGNINHITASKNGGIWISTEVGLNYLNIEDSSFTRYFKKDGLPSNVISSSLEDGNGDLWIATASGLSKMENNGSFINYDQSDGLREEYFIFGSAFKGNNGTLYFGTSREFIHFQPDELSFNKKPPTVYFDQLEINNEVINVRSSNNKLKKALSYTKNITLNPEDYLINISYDGLNLINGNKNQYSILLDGLDEKWRPASTKKSITLSKLTPGNYTLRLKALNDENIWSKEEATLAIKVLPYWYNSDWFRILLSLSILLIVGLTLRWRFNQIKNINKKLETLVNNRTEEVMAQKEEIESQNEKLFTRNERIELLLRELNHRIKNNLQLISSILNLHSRSTDNLDAKMALTEGKLRMQALSLLHQKLYMTEKYTEVNCKEYIRELIDYLSIAFKSNYSDVNFNLDIDNFKLNLDQAVPLGLILNELVTNSLKHSGKDELIIDLIAKKEKEHIYITLKDNGKGISQKQFENSNSFGISMIKSLVDQINGKLTVGLKKGPHFILEFISKETE